One window of the Corynebacterium glutamicum ATCC 13032 genome contains the following:
- a CDS encoding FecCD family ABC transporter permease, with protein sequence MVFNIKSRTDETPVAASEPVESTRPVSEASTSPALNPGYHAVSVQRRRFSFRIPARLMVVSLILFAIALCSATWAITMGDYPLSLGQVINALAGTGEKFQLLVVREWRLPVAIAAVVFGALLGIGGAIFQSITRNPLGSPDVIGFDAGSYTAVVLVILVLGNTHYWSIAFAAIVGGIVTAFAVYVLAWRKGVQGFRLIIVGIGVSAMLSSVNAYLITRADVEDAMVVGFWSAGSINRITWQSLLPSLVIAAVIIVAAIVLARSLRFMEMGDDVATTLGVKTNSTRLALIVVGVATSALVTAAAGPISFIALVAPQLARRLTKTPGVSLVAAAAMGSALLSCAHLLSLIISSFYRTIPVGLLTVSIGGCYMIWLLLRETRRQYRTGTIR encoded by the coding sequence GTGGTCTTTAATATCAAATCTAGAACTGATGAAACTCCTGTTGCTGCGTCTGAGCCGGTGGAATCCACTAGACCTGTGTCTGAAGCTTCGACAAGCCCTGCGCTTAACCCCGGCTACCACGCAGTTTCAGTGCAGAGGCGCCGGTTCTCTTTCCGCATCCCAGCCCGCCTCATGGTGGTTAGCCTTATCCTTTTCGCCATCGCGCTATGCAGCGCCACATGGGCTATCACGATGGGCGATTACCCACTGTCTTTGGGGCAGGTGATTAATGCACTTGCTGGCACCGGCGAGAAATTCCAGTTGTTGGTGGTGCGGGAATGGCGTCTACCTGTAGCCATTGCTGCTGTTGTCTTCGGCGCGCTGCTTGGCATAGGTGGAGCGATTTTCCAGTCGATTACTCGAAACCCGTTGGGTTCACCTGACGTGATTGGTTTCGATGCAGGTTCTTACACGGCGGTGGTTCTTGTCATTTTGGTCCTCGGCAACACTCACTACTGGAGCATCGCTTTCGCTGCCATCGTCGGTGGCATTGTTACCGCCTTTGCCGTGTATGTCCTGGCGTGGCGTAAAGGTGTGCAAGGTTTCCGCTTGATCATCGTGGGCATCGGTGTCTCGGCCATGCTCAGTTCCGTTAACGCGTATCTAATCACCCGCGCCGATGTGGAAGACGCCATGGTTGTGGGCTTCTGGAGTGCCGGTTCCATCAACCGCATTACCTGGCAATCTCTGCTCCCCTCTCTGGTGATCGCTGCTGTCATCATCGTGGCCGCCATTGTGCTGGCAAGGTCACTGCGTTTCATGGAAATGGGCGATGACGTAGCCACCACCCTCGGTGTGAAAACAAACTCCACCCGCTTGGCACTCATCGTTGTCGGCGTTGCTACCTCCGCGTTGGTTACAGCAGCTGCCGGACCGATCTCCTTCATCGCGTTGGTTGCCCCACAGCTGGCACGTCGCCTCACTAAAACCCCTGGTGTCAGCCTGGTTGCTGCCGCTGCAATGGGTTCCGCACTGCTCAGCTGCGCTCACCTCCTTTCCCTGATTATCAGCTCCTTCTACCGCACCATCCCGGTTGGCCTGTTGACTGTATCCATCGGTGGTTGCTACATGATCTGGCTTCTGCTGCGCGAAACCCGCCGCCAATACCGCACCGGCACCATCCGATAG